One stretch of Corvus moneduloides isolate bCorMon1 chromosome 16, bCorMon1.pri, whole genome shotgun sequence DNA includes these proteins:
- the LOC116452175 gene encoding LOW QUALITY PROTEIN: major facilitator superfamily domain-containing protein 1-like (The sequence of the model RefSeq protein was modified relative to this genomic sequence to represent the inferred CDS: inserted 1 base in 1 codon; substituted 1 base at 1 genomic stop codon), translating to MPSGIMFRKFITLLFSCLRTFSSYFCFDIPSILQQQFQGNLTCPNGTHHNSTRHNSTPECGEGLGMTPAQYNLLYAIYAWTNAVVVILARFLIDKLGNCFGVFVFFLLTVLGSSIFALGSHYNGSPYLLPKMTGRLLFGSGNGSLTIVQTCITAFRFKGKELALAFGLTXFSHLGSVLNFFFTQXFETKFGMQWTFWGGSLLCVLGFVSTLTVSVLDKVGTRQLGLDGIIQQESKKVQIQDIQHPPLRCWLLVLTIMFFYNGVFPFVVDASKFIQDKYSGYNQQAATHISGAVYDNSLILSTAVGILLDYAGLRGVLAVGCAMLTLPVFALLAFTSVPPLVSTIWLGITYSFAAASMWPSIPLVVPQVTLGTAMGLATSVQMAGAGLSNLTVGHILGTKSSELKIPLWCQQQIMIFTLANAVACIIASVSLSVVDKYQDGILDRTRKGAPVGQDRDPADAAQLLDDDTGTEDSVS from the exons ATGCCATCTGGCATCATGTTCCGCAA GTTCATCACGCTGCTCTTCAGTTGCCTTCGCACCTTCAGCTCCTACTTCTGCTTCGACAtccccagcatcctgcagcagcagttccagGGT AACTTGACCTGCCCCAATGGAACTCACCATAACAGCACCAGGCATAACAGCACACCAGAGTGTGGGGAAGGCTTGGGAATGACTCCAGCTCAGTACAACCTGCTGTACGCAATCTATGCTTGGAC AAATGCAGTAGTGGTTATTCTGGCTAGATTCCTGATTGATAAACTGGGAAATTGCT ttggtgtttttgttttctttcttctcactgTGCTGGGATCATCCATCTTTGCTTTAGGCTCACACTACAATGGCTCGCCATACCTCCTCCCAAAGATGACAGGAAGACTGCTCTTTGGTTCTGGGAATGGGTCACTGACTA tTGTGCAGACTTGTATCACAGCCTTCAGGTTCAAGGGGAAGGAGCTGGCACTGGCATTTGGACTGA CTTTCTCCCATCTTGGGAGTGTCCTCAATTTTTTCTTCACCCAATAGTTTGAGACAAAGTTTGGAATGCAGTGGACATTCTGGGGAG GGagcctgctctgtgtgctggggtTTGTTTCAACCCTCACAGTCAGTGTACTTGATAAAGTGGGCACGAGGCAGCTGGGCTTGGATGGTATTATCCAGCAAGAATCAAAAAAAGTG CAGATTCAGGACATCCAGCACCCTCCCCTTCGCTGCTGGCTCCTGGTCCTCACCATCATGTTCTTCTACAACGGAGTCTTCCCCTTTGTGGTAGACGCCAG caagtTTATCCAGGATAAATATTCTGGTTACAATCAGCAGGCAGCCACTCATATTTCTGGGGCAGTGTACGACAACTCCCTCATTCTCTCCACAGCAGTTGGCATATTA CTGGACTACGCTGGACTGAGAGGTGTCCTTGCTGTTGGCTGTGCCATGCTGACTCTGCCAGTCTTCGCTCTCCTGGCATTCACATCTGTGCCTCCACTGGTCTCTACCATCTGGCTGGGGATCACTTACTCCTTCGCTGCT GCTAGTATGTGGCCATCTATACCGCTTGTGGTCCCCCAAGTAACTTTAGGGACAGCGATGGGGCTGGCAACTTCTGTACAGATGGCTGGTGCTGGCCTTTCAAATCTGACTGTTGGACACATTCTGGGAACAAAGTCCAG TGAATTAAAGATCCCTCTGTGGTGCCAGCAACAGATAATGATCTTTACGCTGGCTAATGCTGTCGCATGCATCATTGCCTCGGTTAGCCTCAGTGTTGTGGACAAGTATCAG GATGGGATCCTGGACAGAACCAGAAAGGGAGCACCTGTGGGGCAGGACAGAGACCCTGCAGATGCAGCACAGCTCCTTGATGATGACACAGGAACTGAAGACTCTGTCAGCTGA